Genomic segment of Caproiciproducens sp. NJN-50:
TTACCTGGAGATGATCTTCCGCCTTTGCAGCAAGGACGGCTACACACGGGTCGGCAGGCTTTCCGAGCTGCTGCATGTCAAGCCGTCCTCCGCTTCCAAAATGATGATGAAACTCGCTGAAATGGGATATTTGAAATACGACCGATATGAAATCATCCTATTGACGGAGAAAGGGCGCAGCGCAGGAGAATACCTGCTGGACCGCCACAACACCGTCGAGCGGTTCCTTCTTCTTGCGGGCAGCAGCGAACCATTGGAGGAAACGGAATTGATTGAGCATTCGCTCAGTGAAAGGACCGTCTCCTGCCTTAAAATCCTTCTCGATTTTTTCGAGTCCGACACACAGTCCCGAAAGCGTTTTGCCGAATTCAAAGACAAACGATAGCTTGGCGGAAAACACCTCCCGACGTAGTTATGTTCCTACATCGGGAGGTGTTTTCTGCCGGCACGCCGGACAGGGCTCTGACACGGCAGTCTATCCTTTGGATTCCGTTTCGGTTCCGCAATCCGGACAAGACGGGCAGCACCTTCTCCGGCAGCCGCACAATTCCCCGTTGGAACACAAGCGGTAGTTTCCCCCGCCGATTTTCAGCGTTCTGCCGTTCACGATGCAGTCCGCCAGCTTGTGGCGGGCCTCCCCGTAAATTCTCTGTACCGTGGAGCGCGCGACGCCCATTTCGGCCGCGGCCTCTTCCTGGCTGAGCCCGTTCCAATCGATCAGCCGAATCACCTCGTACTCCTCCACCGTCATCAAAAGGGGATCCGCCGCATCGGTTCCGCCCTCGGGGCCAAACACGCTGACCTGCGGCATGCAGCAGACTCTCCTGCATTTTCTGGGCCTTGGCATCGTCCCACCTCCAAACCGGACCAAACATCTTACGATTCATGATATCATATCGCCCGTTTGTCAAAAAGCATCCGCTTTCAAATGACCCTCCTCTGTTTCCATTTCCCGCCGGAAAAACGGATGAGAAACACGAGGGAGCGGACAACCCAGTCGATATACATGGCGAACCAGGTTCCCGGCAGCCCAAGGCCCAGCAGGAGACTGAGAATATAGCTGAACCCGATTCGGAAAACCCACATGGAAAGCATGGAAGTCACCATGGTGAAACGGGCGTCTCCCGCGGCGCGCAAAGCGTTCGGAAGCGTAAAGGAAACAGGCCAGATCACCGCGTTGAACACCGCGAAACAAGTCAGGATCTGGGAGGCGCTGGCCGTCGCCGCAGCGCTGAGATGGAACACCCCGACGATCGGGCCGGCAAACAGGAACAGGGCGACATTGATCATGCCCATGGAGAGATAAGCCGCTTTCATTAGGCGTTTGGTATAAAAAACGGCATGGTCGTAATCCTCGGCTCCAACGCACTGCCCGACCACGGTAATCAGCCCGAGGCCGATGGCATTCCCCGGAATATTGGAAAAGCTGGAAACGCTGTTGGCAATGGCGTTGGCCGCGATGGCGGAAGTCCCAAATGTAGTGATCAGATTCTGCACCAGCAGCTTGCCAACCTGAAACATTCCGTTCTCCAGCCCGTTTGGAACACCGATCGCCAGGATCTTCCGTATCATGTCGGGATGAAATTCAAAACGAAAAATATTTTCGATAAAGATAAGGTTCTCTTTTTCCTTAATCAGAATCAGCATGAGCACGGCCGCAACAATCCGGGACAGCAGAGTGGCCGTGCCGGCCCCCGCCACGCCCCAATTGAACCCATAAATCAGAATCGCGTTGCCGACGATATTAATCAGGTTCATCAGAATGGAAACCACCATGGAAATGCGGCTGTTTCCCATCGACCGGTAGAGCGCGGCGCCAGCGTTATAAATGGCCATGAACGGATAAGACAACGCCGTGAGATAATAGTAGGTTTGCGCGTTTGACATCACGTCGGGCGCTATCCCGCCGAAAACGAACCGCAGGATCTGACGGCAGAAAATCACGGAGAGCACCGTGATTCCGGAGGCCATTGCCGTGATGGTATAAAGCAGCTGTTTGGCGGACCGGCAGGCGCCCTCCCGATTCTGGCTGCCGAGATACTGGGACGCCACAACAGCCCCTCCCGTTGCGAGAGCCGCAAAAATCTGGATCAGCAGCGTATTGACCGCGTCGACCAGCGAGATGCCGGATACCGCCGCCTCCCCGGAGGTCGCGACCATGACCGTATCGGCCATTCCAATCGTGACAGCAAGAAATTGTTCTATCACCAGCGGCCAGATCAGCCGCACCAGTTCCCTTTTGGAAAAAGGCTCTTTTTCCAAGTGATCGCTTTCCGTAATACCGTTTTCCCTTCAATATGTATTCTGCTTTTAACATATTTTTAATGTATTATAGCATAGACGCCACGGAAATCATAGTCGTATTTTTTACGCCTTACCATTTCCTGACGCAAACTCCGTTTTTCCGGCGCCAGTCCCGGATTCAAATATGATCTTCCCGGAAAAGGCAAGAGGCCCGCAGATCATCTCCCTGCGGGCCTCTGCTTTACATATATTTTAGTTCAATGATTTGCCAAACTGTAGATTTGATAAACATCACTGCGGTCCAGGACCCGGAAGCTGCCCACTTTGCGTTCCCCACGGAAAACGCACCGGTCGGCGAGCTCCCGAAGGGTCTCCTCCCTCTGCACGCCGATACCCAGGCCGGAGAAATCGATTGGCATGTTCAGGGATTTAAAATAGGCTACCGTCTTTTCTATCCCCTCCAGCGCAGCCGCCTCCGTGTCGGCGCCGGCTGCGTTCCAGACATTCCGGGCATAGCGGGCAAAGCGCTCCGGCTTGGAACGATAGCAATAATGCGCCCAGGAGCTCCAAACGGCGGACAAGCTGGCGCCGTGAGCCACGTCGAACATCGCGCTGAGCTCGTGTCCCAGCTGGTGCACCGCAAAATCTTTCAGGGCGCCCAGGCCGGTCAGATCGTTGTGGGACAGGCTGCCCGCCCACATCAGCTCGCTCATCGCCTGATA
This window contains:
- a CDS encoding metal-dependent transcriptional regulator, with product MDHETNAEFRTFRGYQLISQKEGQLTPAMEDYLEMIFRLCSKDGYTRVGRLSELLHVKPSSASKMMMKLAEMGYLKYDRYEIILLTEKGRSAGEYLLDRHNTVERFLLLAGSSEPLEETELIEHSLSERTVSCLKILLDFFESDTQSRKRFAEFKDKR
- a CDS encoding DUF134 domain-containing protein, with product MPRPRKCRRVCCMPQVSVFGPEGGTDAADPLLMTVEEYEVIRLIDWNGLSQEEAAAEMGVARSTVQRIYGEARHKLADCIVNGRTLKIGGGNYRLCSNGELCGCRRRCCPSCPDCGTETESKG
- a CDS encoding MATE family efflux transporter codes for the protein MEKEPFSKRELVRLIWPLVIEQFLAVTIGMADTVMVATSGEAAVSGISLVDAVNTLLIQIFAALATGGAVVASQYLGSQNREGACRSAKQLLYTITAMASGITVLSVIFCRQILRFVFGGIAPDVMSNAQTYYYLTALSYPFMAIYNAGAALYRSMGNSRISMVVSILMNLINIVGNAILIYGFNWGVAGAGTATLLSRIVAAVLMLILIKEKENLIFIENIFRFEFHPDMIRKILAIGVPNGLENGMFQVGKLLVQNLITTFGTSAIAANAIANSVSSFSNIPGNAIGLGLITVVGQCVGAEDYDHAVFYTKRLMKAAYLSMGMINVALFLFAGPIVGVFHLSAAATASASQILTCFAVFNAVIWPVSFTLPNALRAAGDARFTMVTSMLSMWVFRIGFSYILSLLLGLGLPGTWFAMYIDWVVRSLVFLIRFSGGKWKQRRVI